The following proteins are co-located in the Mycolicibacterium goodii genome:
- a CDS encoding SDR family NAD(P)-dependent oxidoreductase: protein MPAAPSGDAARLPTKESRTMRLEGKIAIVTGAAQGIGRAIADMFAEHGAVVYATDITESPVGETIRWRRLDVTQLREWNQVVAEIVAAHGTIDVLVNNAGVVHSYDGVAEISLDAWRTVLDVDLTGTFYGMRAVIPHMRERGGGSIVNLSSIWGNVGAVGVSAYQAAKGAVRTLSKNAAVTYAADNIRVNSLHPGLVDTPLIAGQDPAVTKKVFDATPMGRAADPRELAFGALFLACDESSFMTGAELVIDGGYLAI, encoded by the coding sequence TTGCCCGCCGCACCGAGCGGTGATGCGGCGCGCCTACCGACAAAGGAGTCAAGGACCATGCGCCTGGAAGGAAAAATCGCCATCGTCACCGGCGCCGCTCAAGGCATCGGGCGGGCCATTGCCGACATGTTCGCCGAGCACGGGGCTGTCGTCTATGCCACGGATATCACTGAAAGTCCGGTGGGAGAGACCATTCGGTGGCGCAGACTCGACGTCACACAACTGCGGGAGTGGAACCAGGTGGTGGCGGAGATCGTCGCCGCGCACGGCACGATCGATGTCCTGGTGAACAACGCCGGAGTGGTGCACTCCTATGACGGTGTCGCCGAGATCAGTCTCGACGCCTGGCGCACGGTACTCGACGTGGACCTCACCGGAACCTTTTACGGTATGCGTGCGGTCATCCCGCACATGCGCGAACGCGGCGGCGGATCCATCGTCAACCTGTCGTCCATCTGGGGCAACGTTGGCGCTGTGGGCGTATCGGCCTACCAGGCCGCCAAGGGCGCGGTACGGACCTTGAGCAAGAACGCTGCCGTTACCTACGCCGCCGACAACATCCGGGTCAACTCGCTGCATCCCGGTTTGGTGGACACGCCTTTGATCGCCGGCCAAGACCCTGCGGTCACCAAGAAGGTCTTCGACGCGACACCCATGGGTCGCGCGGCCGATCCGCGTGAGCTCGCGTTCGGTGCCCTCTTTCTGGCCTGCGACGAATCGAG
- a CDS encoding Dabb family protein has protein sequence MSFRWHAGITAEQIAALTVALTALPSQIPVLLSYRFGPDLGLREGNADYAVVALLRNPRDVDTYLDHPAHIEVMRQYTRVMAAERSAVQFTVHEEDLDR, from the coding sequence GTGAGCTTTCGGTGGCACGCGGGCATCACGGCCGAGCAGATCGCGGCATTGACGGTCGCCCTGACAGCACTCCCGAGCCAGATTCCCGTGTTGTTGTCCTACCGTTTCGGACCCGATCTCGGCCTGCGCGAGGGAAACGCCGACTACGCGGTGGTCGCATTGCTGCGGAACCCACGAGACGTCGACACCTACCTGGACCATCCCGCTCACATCGAAGTCATGCGGCAGTACACGCGGGTGATGGCGGCAGAGCGGTCCGCGGTGCAGTTCACCGTTCACGAGGAGGATCTCGATCGATGA
- a CDS encoding alpha/beta fold hydrolase yields the protein MTEADMQYFATQIRGSGPGLLLSHGGGGGIDLNFGPILPVLADHFTVVGPDFPGSGTTPRSTSPLTLDGLADGLVASANSAGLDRFSLVGYSMGTSVAIRTAARHPDRVDKMVLIAGFARPDSYLRLALDLWEEMLASRPEVLAKFPSDPWRR from the coding sequence ATGACCGAAGCTGATATGCAATACTTCGCCACCCAAATCCGGGGCAGCGGACCGGGATTGCTGCTGTCACACGGCGGTGGCGGCGGCATCGATCTCAACTTCGGTCCGATCCTGCCGGTTCTGGCCGACCACTTCACCGTTGTGGGACCGGATTTTCCGGGTTCAGGAACCACACCGCGCAGTACGAGCCCGCTGACGCTCGACGGGCTCGCCGACGGATTGGTCGCCAGCGCGAACTCAGCAGGTCTCGACCGGTTCTCATTGGTCGGATATTCGATGGGCACGTCGGTCGCCATCCGCACCGCTGCGCGCCACCCAGACCGCGTGGACAAGATGGTGCTCATCGCCGGGTTCGCACGGCCCGACAGCTATCTGCGGCTCGCACTCGACCTGTGGGAGGAGATGCTCGCCAGCAGACCGGAAGTCCTCGCGAAGTTTCCTTCTGACCCTTGGCGGCGGTGA
- a CDS encoding alpha/beta fold hydrolase has product MVCGLDSAEVDELVTTMAESVPAGTADHVALAKTIDVRADLPRIETSTLVIKTTLDRLATPAHSDELAAAIPRARMVELDCGHSVAAERPGRLAQLILDHLTD; this is encoded by the coding sequence ATGGTGTGCGGACTCGACAGTGCAGAGGTCGACGAACTCGTGACAACGATGGCCGAGAGCGTCCCGGCAGGCACAGCCGATCACGTCGCCTTGGCGAAGACGATCGATGTGCGGGCAGACCTACCGCGGATCGAGACGTCGACGCTGGTGATCAAGACGACCCTGGACCGCCTTGCGACGCCGGCACATTCCGATGAGCTGGCCGCCGCCATACCGCGCGCTCGAATGGTCGAGCTGGACTGTGGTCATTCGGTCGCCGCCGAGCGCCCGGGACGGCTTGCGCAGCTGATCCTCGATCATCTCACCGATTAG
- a CDS encoding sugar phosphate isomerase/epimerase family protein, whose translation MRPDVDGPRLYFDHDSAQKEWTAVAVLDGCDLVLWEANVRTHDFPGQLRAAVAGGFGHLGLTPAALLSAAEQCGGVAAARSMAADHGVRLDYLDTVTGWVPIRVPRTADAALRARFDYSMDDCFALVEQFEITSILAVGVFDGGAVSFGEMVEGFGALARRAQAHGAHVDLEFMPFWGIPDIHTARAVVAEAGCENTGIMVDTWHFARGLPDFGALTAAAQSFPLGIQVADGSARSLNHDPTYETTHLRDLPGQGQLDVVGIMAAILSNQAPRSVGPEVFSDHLDQLDPDDVGALLADAIHKVSTEAAGA comes from the coding sequence GTGCGGCCCGACGTGGATGGGCCGCGCTTGTACTTCGACCATGATTCGGCGCAAAAGGAGTGGACGGCTGTGGCAGTTCTGGACGGATGTGACCTGGTCCTATGGGAGGCAAACGTGCGCACGCACGACTTCCCGGGGCAACTGCGCGCCGCCGTGGCCGGCGGATTCGGCCATCTGGGTCTCACCCCGGCGGCGCTTCTGTCTGCGGCCGAACAGTGCGGGGGAGTTGCGGCGGCCCGCAGCATGGCCGCCGATCACGGTGTGCGTCTCGACTACCTCGACACCGTCACCGGTTGGGTGCCCATCCGGGTTCCTCGCACCGCTGACGCCGCGCTTCGCGCACGCTTCGATTACTCGATGGACGACTGTTTTGCCCTCGTCGAGCAGTTCGAGATCACCTCGATCCTTGCCGTTGGCGTATTCGACGGCGGTGCAGTGAGTTTCGGTGAAATGGTCGAGGGCTTCGGTGCATTGGCCAGGCGTGCGCAGGCCCATGGTGCGCACGTCGACCTTGAATTCATGCCGTTCTGGGGTATCCCGGACATCCACACCGCACGCGCCGTCGTGGCAGAGGCAGGGTGTGAAAACACTGGAATCATGGTGGACACTTGGCATTTCGCCCGAGGGCTGCCAGACTTCGGGGCGCTCACGGCTGCAGCTCAATCGTTTCCCCTCGGTATCCAGGTCGCCGACGGGTCGGCCCGATCCCTGAATCACGATCCCACCTATGAGACGACGCACCTGCGGGATCTGCCCGGCCAAGGGCAGTTGGACGTCGTCGGCATCATGGCCGCCATACTGTCGAACCAGGCGCCTCGATCGGTCGGTCCCGAGGTGTTCTCCGATCACCTTGACCAACTCGATCCCGACGATGTGGGAGCGCTTCTGGCTGACGCGATACACAAGGTTTCAACCGAGGCCGCCGGCGCCTGA